The Bacillota bacterium genome contains a region encoding:
- a CDS encoding YbaB/EbfC family nucleoid-associated protein: MSFGNMQKMLKQVQKIQAEMARIQEELASRTVEASTGGGAVQVVANCHQELVQIKIDRAVIDPEDPELLEDLVLTAVNEALKKARETVTREMEKITGGLKIPGFI, translated from the coding sequence GTGAGCTTTGGGAACATGCAGAAGATGCTGAAGCAGGTCCAGAAGATCCAGGCGGAAATGGCGCGGATCCAGGAGGAGCTGGCCAGCAGAACCGTTGAGGCAAGCACCGGCGGGGGCGCGGTTCAGGTTGTGGCAAACTGCCACCAGGAGCTTGTGCAGATCAAGATCGACCGGGCGGTAATCGACCCCGAGGACCCCGAACTTCTCGAGGACCTGGTTCTGACTGCCGTCAACGAGGCCCTCAAGAAGGCGCGCGAAACGGTGACCCGGGAAATGGAAAAGATCACCGGCGGCTTAAAGATTCCGGGGTTCATTTAG
- a CDS encoding HD domain-containing protein — protein MMYDPTKDAGRDAGASKAASRSAGRNDAREALRESEARYRFLFENSRDMIYFSSVEGDLLQFNSALVETLGYTREELLATKLEALCINPPGREFLDQVRGRDFVKDYPVSLKRKDGKAISVLATACVMRDQKGMILGYQGIFQDVTGQRLAEEKIRKSCENLKKSIEDTIRAIALTVEIRDPYTAGHHTRVAKLACAIAREMGVSGEQVDGVKTAAAIHDIGKISIPAEILSKPGRMNEIEFSLIRTHPQVGFEILKTIEFPWPVAEIVLQHHERMNGTGYPSGLLGAEILLEARILGVADVVEAMASHRPYRPALPIAEALREIACNRGILYDPEVVDACLNLFQKKGFKLD, from the coding sequence GTGATGTACGATCCCACTAAAGATGCAGGCAGGGACGCCGGGGCCAGCAAGGCCGCATCCAGGAGCGCCGGGCGCAACGATGCAAGAGAAGCGTTGCGGGAGAGCGAAGCGCGGTACCGGTTCCTTTTCGAAAACTCCAGGGATATGATCTATTTCAGTTCAGTTGAAGGAGATTTGCTGCAATTCAATTCTGCTCTGGTGGAAACCCTCGGCTACACGCGTGAAGAGCTGCTGGCTACAAAGCTGGAGGCCCTCTGCATCAACCCTCCAGGCAGGGAGTTTCTAGACCAGGTTAGAGGGCGGGATTTTGTTAAGGACTACCCGGTCAGCCTTAAGAGAAAGGACGGCAAGGCGATTAGCGTTTTGGCCACAGCCTGCGTTATGAGAGACCAGAAAGGGATGATCCTCGGGTATCAGGGGATTTTTCAGGATGTCACCGGGCAAAGGCTGGCCGAGGAAAAGATCAGGAAGAGCTGCGAAAATCTGAAAAAGAGCATCGAGGACACCATCCGGGCGATCGCACTGACGGTTGAGATCAGGGATCCCTACACGGCTGGCCACCACACCCGGGTTGCAAAGCTTGCCTGCGCGATTGCAAGAGAAATGGGGGTTTCAGGGGAGCAGGTCGATGGAGTAAAAACAGCAGCGGCGATTCACGATATCGGTAAGATCTCCATTCCCGCCGAGATTCTCAGCAAACCGGGCCGGATGAACGAGATCGAGTTCAGCCTGATCAGAACTCACCCCCAGGTCGGTTTTGAAATTTTAAAAACCATCGAATTTCCCTGGCCGGTTGCGGAAATTGTACTCCAGCACCACGAGAGGATGAACGGCACCGGATACCCCTCCGGCCTTTTGGGGGCGGAAATTCTCCTTGAAGCAAGAATTTTGGGTGTTGCCGATGTTGTCGAGGCGATGGCCTCGCACAGGCCCTACAGGCCCGCCCTTCCGATCGCCGAGGCCCTGAGGGAAATCGCCTGCAACAGGGGGATCTTGTACGACCCCGAGGTGGTGGATGCCTGCCTGAATCTCTTCCAGAAAAAGGGCTTCAAGTTAGATTAG